The sequence TCGTTCCACTCCTTGTTGTCCTTGGGCGAGGGGTGGATGTTGTGGGTGGTCTTATCGCTGTTGACGATCTGCACCGGTTGTCCGGCCATCACCCCGACCACGTGGGGATGATACCGGCACCCCTCCTGGTCGACCTTGACCGGCGTGTTGGACGGATCAAAGGTGCGGTCACCCAGCCCATCCTTGACGTACACGAACACGTTGGCCAGGTTGCCGTTGTCCACTTCCACGGTCTCCGTCATGTTGCTGCCCTTGCAGGCCGGATCCTGGCTCATGTCGATCTTCTGCGGTTTCGGCGCCTTGCCATCGAATTTCACGGTGCCGGTGATGGTGGCGGCGGTGGCCGGATCGATGGGAGCCGCCGCCGCTTTCTTCGCCTCCGCTTGCGCCGGGGCTGGTGCCGGCTCTTCTTTCTTGCCGCAGCCGGCCACCAGCAGCAGGGCGGCCAGCAGGGCGCTTATCGCGATCAGTGTTGCTCTCTTCATGACTCAGTACCTTTCTTGTGCGGTTAGACCCTTCAGGACAATCCGCTATTCTAACTCGCATGGCGGTTGGATGGG is a genomic window of Terriglobales bacterium containing:
- a CDS encoding carboxypeptidase regulatory-like domain-containing protein, encoding MKRATLIAISALLAALLLVAGCGKKEEPAPAPAQAEAKKAAAAPIDPATAATITGTVKFDGKAPKPQKIDMSQDPACKGSNMTETVEVDNGNLANVFVYVKDGLGDRTFDPSNTPVKVDQEGCRYHPHVVGVMAGQPVQIVNSDKTTHNIHPSPKDNKEWNESQPPGGAPLDKTFARQEVLIPVKCNQHPWMKMYIGVVKNPFFAVTGKDGKFELKGLPPGTYTVTAVHEKFGSQDTKVTVGAKESKAADFTFKEGGGAGGSQ